The genomic DNA GGAGAAAGGGGCGAGTCCCCGCGGGCGGTTTCCCGCACGTGCGAGAGCATTTTTTCTATCCCGATATCCTTGAGTAGATAGCCGTCTGCTCCGGCCTCGATCGCCCGCTTTACGGCATGGTTTTCGCCGCTGACGGTGTAGACGAGGATGCGAACGGAGGGAAATTCCTCTTTGAGGACGGGTATAGCTTCAAGGCCATGAACCGTGGGAAGTGCGAGATCCAAAATAAGCACGTGAGGAGACGGATAGGTTTCCCGGTTAAGAGCCGAAAGTAGCTCTTCAACCGTAGAAAAAAGGCCTGGACAAGTCATGTCGGCCGCTTGGGAGAAAATGCTCTGAAGTGTCTGGCGCAGCTCGGTGTTGTCTTCCAGTATCCAGATACAAAGTTTCTCTTCGCCAATCGGAAAGCTGTAGGGAGTGGAGGTCATCACGAAAAACTAGGTGGGAAGAGTCAGGATGGCCTCGCAACCAGCGGGCGATCCCTTTGCGTCGCAGATCGTTTCGATGGTGAACGTGCCTCGGTTCTTCTTCGCGCGTTTGCGAAGCGAGTCGAGACCGTGTCCGTTCAGGCCATTCGATTCGCTCATTTCGACCGGGAAGCCTTTGCCGTTGTCCTCTACGGAGAGCTGAATCTGTAGCCTGCTCGCTTTTAGGCGAACCACCACTTGAGTGGCAGAGGTGTGGGTCGTGATGTTTGTGAGGAGTTCTTTAAAGGTGAGGAGGATCGCCCTCACATTCTTGCCCGAGATTCTCACTGATGTGTCGAGAGAGGTTTGTTCACTTTGCTGATAGTCGATGTGCAGTGGAGTTAAGCGGCGGTGGGCGATTTCCTCAAGGACTTGTGCGACTTTCGCAAACTCATAACTAGAGTGCTGGGTTCGAAAGATGAGTTCACGAATGGTCGTCGACGAGAGCTGGGCACCACTGCGCAGGCGATCCAGTTGTTCGTGGCCGAGTTGATCCTGCGGGTTGGCCTTGAGTTGAGAGGAGGCCAGCTCACTCAGAAGTGCAATGTTAGCCAGCTCGCTTGCGAGTTCATCATGCAAATCCTGGGCAAGTTCTTCGTGGAGAGATTCTTTTCTGCGCTTGTAGGATGCTCGAAAAGTCAACCCCGAGAGTAAAAGCAACAGAGCTCCCAGACTCGCGGAGAGGACGACCTGGTGACTCTGGGATTGGCTCTGTGCCTTCAGCAAAACCTGGCGCTGGTCGGCCAACCATTCGATTTGCGCTTGAAGCTCTGCACCTTCTTGTAAGTCGCGATACCATTCAATCGGTGAAATCATGGCGTGCCGGCTTCCAAAACCATCGACGAGTGCCTGGTCGATCCAGTAGGCCACGATCCCGTCCTCGAATTTTTGATCAATGTCCGCCCGTACCAAAGCGTGGATCTCTTCATCAGTGGGAGAGTCCACGCCTTGTCTTTGGAGGGTTTCTTCGGCATCCGTCCAAGCTTTCTGATAAAGATGTTGGGAGAGTGTATTGGCGGCGCGAACGGGTTGGTCCTTTGCGAGATTACGTCCATTGCTGATGACCTCTATTTCGGCGATACAAAAGAAGGTCGCACCCCACCGGTTCTCGCGGAGGGTTTCCGCAACAAAGCGGATGTAGCGCGCTGATTGCGAATCGCCACTTATGGAGATCGTTTGGCGGGTCGGGCGGACAAACCCTTTCCCGAAAGGACCAGGCAATATTACCGGATTCTCAAAATCGGCTGTGTCGGAAAGCTCTACACGGTAGTCATGGGGCAAGCCATAGCCTTCTTCTTCGTTAAAAGCTCTGGGCAAAACGGGATAGATGCGAATCTCATCAATCGGTTCCACTCGGCCGAGATCGATCTGCACCCAGTAGTCCCCTGGCCGTTTTTTTTCGACTGGAGTGTGAAGAGAATGATAGCCTTCCGTCAGGCTAGCTATGCTCTCATCCACCCACGGACCCAACGGAGTCCACCCATCCGTAAGGTGTTTTGCAGGAAAGGGATCATGTTTCAGTTGTCGGAGTGATGAACTCACAGGTGCGAGCAAAGCCAAGTTTTGCTCCCCGAAAAAGACTTGGATCTCCGATAAGCTACAGCGGATATTGATGAGTTCATTGTAGCCTAGATCGGGGACCTGAATCGATGGATCAAGAGGTAGAATCGTCAGGCGCAGATACCTGCATGAGGCTTGTTGAGGATTATCGAAAACCGGAATACTGCGAGGGTCCGGGCGATACAATTCCTCAGATGAATCAAAAAGGATCGTCTCATTCTCAAAATGGGCGTCCATGGATAGTGAAAGCCGAAATCGCTGTGGAAAGTCTTCCGGCTGGCCGAGAGAATTGTATCTGGGCACAAGGGCAATCAACTCGGGGGTACATTCCCGGTTCAGTTCCAATTGGATCCAGTATTCTCCTTCGATAAGATTCTCGGCCCGTGGCTCCATGAGATAAGGCCTTGCTCCGGCAGGTAGAGCAAGCGAACCCAGATTTGGCGCTTTCAACAAGGCAGTCTGGGCGGTTTGTTGCTGCTCTTCGTTCTCCCGCAATGCCTTTTCATGATCTCGTTGCCAAGACACTAGAAATACGACCAGCAGCGCCAGGATGTTCAAAAGGAGCAACCCTTTCAGGAACAAATCATGACGAAAAAAACGGGCTTTCACTTTCATCCACACCTCTTCGATGGCGAAGATAGTATTCTTATAACGAGTAAATAGGAACTTTTGACGATTTGAAGAAGAATTTGTCCAACAAAAGTCCAGATATCGATGGTCGAAATCGA from Verrucomicrobiota bacterium includes the following:
- a CDS encoding ATP-binding protein — encoded protein: MKVKARFFRHDLFLKGLLLLNILALLVVFLVSWQRDHEKALRENEEQQQTAQTALLKAPNLGSLALPAGARPYLMEPRAENLIEGEYWIQLELNRECTPELIALVPRYNSLGQPEDFPQRFRLSLSMDAHFENETILFDSSEELYRPDPRSIPVFDNPQQASCRYLRLTILPLDPSIQVPDLGYNELINIRCSLSEIQVFFGEQNLALLAPVSSSLRQLKHDPFPAKHLTDGWTPLGPWVDESIASLTEGYHSLHTPVEKKRPGDYWVQIDLGRVEPIDEIRIYPVLPRAFNEEEGYGLPHDYRVELSDTADFENPVILPGPFGKGFVRPTRQTISISGDSQSARYIRFVAETLRENRWGATFFCIAEIEVISNGRNLAKDQPVRAANTLSQHLYQKAWTDAEETLQRQGVDSPTDEEIHALVRADIDQKFEDGIVAYWIDQALVDGFGSRHAMISPIEWYRDLQEGAELQAQIEWLADQRQVLLKAQSQSQSHQVVLSASLGALLLLLSGLTFRASYKRRKESLHEELAQDLHDELASELANIALLSELASSQLKANPQDQLGHEQLDRLRSGAQLSSTTIRELIFRTQHSSYEFAKVAQVLEEIAHRRLTPLHIDYQQSEQTSLDTSVRISGKNVRAILLTFKELLTNITTHTSATQVVVRLKASRLQIQLSVEDNGKGFPVEMSESNGLNGHGLDSLRKRAKKNRGTFTIETICDAKGSPAGCEAILTLPT
- a CDS encoding response regulator transcription factor; translation: MTSTPYSFPIGEEKLCIWILEDNTELRQTLQSIFSQAADMTCPGLFSTVEELLSALNRETYPSPHVLILDLALPTVHGLEAIPVLKEEFPSVRILVYTVSGENHAVKRAIEAGADGYLLKDIGIEKMLSHVRETARGDSPLSPQVARHILGSCQKESLSTRESPVPHSLTPVELQILRLLASGMLKKEISGSLGISYHQVDYSMRQIFVKLRVANVQGAVGIALRSGWIK